The Deltaproteobacteria bacterium genome segment GTTCGTGTTGCTCGTCGGCGGGCTGATCACGGTAAGATCGGTCACGGGAAGCAGGGGCGGAGACCTCGGGCCCGGTGCCGCCGTGCTATTCGCGCTCGGCATGCTAACCTTTGGCATAACACTCGTAACTGTCGGCTGGCGGATGGGTCGGGGGCAACGCGAACGGGTTCAAAAGCTCGTCGAGGAAACTTTGGAGGCCCGTCTAACCCGCAGCGGCCCGCGGCCGGTGAAGGCTTGACGCGGCTGAAGGAAGGAGTGGTAAGACGGGATCAGGCGGGGGGGCTGAGCCGCGGATCGGTTAGACGGCCACCGCCAGGCAGCAACCAGATCTCCTCTCGACATCAACCACTCAGCTTCGCTAGACTGAGACGGATTCGGAGACGTGGAGGTGGACCATGCGCAAGCCAGTAGACTTCGACGCGCTCGACCGCTTTTGAGCGAACCAGCAAGCGCCGCAGGGGCTTCCCCTCCGAGGCGAAGGTCAAGCGAGGCCGCCAGATTGTCCACGGCCATAAAGAGCTCGAAGAGAAGCTCGGCCGTAACGATCCATGCCCGTGCGGCTCGAGCCGCCGCTTTCAAGAACTGCTGCATGCGCCGCGGGAAGTATGACGGCTCGCCGCGCGGATACTTCTTTCAGAGAGTAGCGCGCGCGCCCGTCTAACGGCGTTGGAGCGGACGAGCGGACGACCAGTGCATCACGACCAAGCGCTGCGTCCCGCTCGCCGCTCAACGCCCTTCCGTTAGCCGGCAAGGCGTGAGCGATTCCATCGAAAGTGCAGTCACTTGGTGGCGGAGTACAGGGGTTCCGCTCAATCCGCCCGCTACTGATCAGGATCTAGCCTCGCTGGCGGAGTTCATCGGATGGCCCGTTCCCGACGAACTTCGTCAGTTCTATGAGTTGGCGGACGGCACGGTCGACTTCGCGTCGGACGATCACGAAGTTAGCTTCTGGCCCATCGAGCGCGTGCTATCGGAGAATGACACGCGCGCTGGGGTTGATGATTGTGGCGAGTACCGCGACATCGCCTTTGCCGACTTCCTGATTGACTCGTGGCGATTCTATCTCCGTCTGCGACCCAATGGGGCGGTGTCAGTCTACGCCGAGGAGGATGGGCCTGCGGCGACGTCCTTGGGTGACTTCTTCACGCGCTACCTTTCCGACCCGTGCCCGTACCCCGTGTTGTGACTGCTACCTGACCCAGAGTATTCCGAGGATGAAGAACGGTGGGTACTACTCGGCATGACCGAGCAACATCGCCTCGTAGTTGTCGCTCATATCCGAACAGGCGGATACTATCCGCCTCATCAGCGCCAGGCTCGCGACGCCGGCGGAGAGACACGACTATGAGGAAGGCCAAGGCTAAGTACCGAGGACGAGATCCCCTGCCCGAGTACGACTTCTCACGCGGAGTTCGGGGAGAGTATGCTCGTCGGTTCGCGGAGGGCACCAACCTCGTCAAGCTCGAGCCGGACGTGGCCAAAGTGTTCCGAGATTCGGCCTCGGTGAACCGAGCTCTTCGCCGGCTTGTTGGGCGAGGTTCTCGCAAGCGTGCAGTCTAAGGCGCTGGAGCGGACCGGCATGAACTGCCGTCGTTGGAGCGAACGCCAGGGCGCCGGCCGCTCAGCGCCTGGTCGTAGGGCCGCAAGGAAGACGAACGCATGATCTTGCTCGCCGGAGCCTTGTGCCGGATGGTGCGTGCGTGACCAGCGTTGATCACCTGATCGTCGGCGCGGGGACCGCCGGCGCCATTCTGGCTGCCCGACTCAGCGAAGACCCGGCGCGTCGAGTGCTGGTGCTCGAGGCCGGTCCCGATTACCCGGACGAGACCGCTCTGCCCGAGCCGTTGCGCGACAGCTACAAGACTCCCTTCGGGAGCCACGACTGGAACTTGCAGGTGACTATCTGTGGCGAGCGCGAAGGGCTCCTGCCTCGGGGCAAGGTCGTCGGCGGCTCGTCGCAAACCAATGGCGCCGGCGTGGTGAGGGCCCCGGCGGCTGACTTCGACGCCTGGGCCGGTTTGGGCCTGCCCGCGTGGAGCTGGGAGCGGGTGCTGCCCTCGTATTGTCGGCTCGAGGCCGATCAGCAGTTTGGCGATCGCGGCTACCATGGGGCCGCTGGCCCCATCCCCATCACTCGCTGGAGCCGCGATGAGCTGCTCCCACCCATGGCCGGGTTTCTCGATGCCACCCTGGCCGCCGGACACCCATTCTGTGAGGACCTCAACTCCCCCAAAGCGATGGGCATCGGCCCGTACCCGCAGAACCGCCGGGGGCGGGTGCGGATGTCGACCAACCTCGCCTATCTCTCGCCGGCCCGGGCCCGCCCCAACCTCACGGTGCGGGGCGGGGTGACGGTCGATCGGGTGGTGATCCGGGCGGGCCGCGCCGTGGGCGTCGAGGCTCGTGGGGAGGTGATCGCCGCCCACGAAGTGATCCTCTGCGCCGGGGCGCCCTTCAGTGCGGCGCTGTTGCTGCGCTCGGGTATCGGCCCCGCGGAGGACCTGCGCCGCGTGGGCGTGCTGCCGCTGGTCGATCTCCCCGGCGTGGGCACCGGCCTCGTTGACCAACCCGGGGCGGTGATCCCGGTGATGCCCGCCGCCGGCGCCGGCGGAGCCGCCGATAGTCCGACCCTGCAGCTCGTGGCCCGCCTGGCCGCCTTTCCCGGCCACACGCCCGACCACGCCTTCTATCTGTGCCTGTTCGCCGGGGTGGATTTGGTCAACGGCCCCAGCCCGGCGCTCGCCGCCATGATTGGCGCCCCGGTCGCCAACCTCGTGATGGTCGGCGACATGCGCATCGCCTCGCGGGGCCGCGTGGTGCTCCGCGGGCCCAACCCGACTGAGCCCCCGTCGGTTGATCTCCGCTTCTACACCGCCGAGGGAGACCTCGACCGGATGCGGGCGGCGTATCGACACGCCTGGGAGATCGCTAACCACGCCGCCTTCACCGCCACCGTCATGGGGTTCGCGCTGGTGGACGACGACCTGGTTGCCGACGATGACCGGCTCGACGCCCTGTTGCGTATGGGGACGCAGAGCCGCACCAGTCTGCTCGGGGGCTGTCGCATGGGCCCGGCCGGCGACCCGCTGGCCGTGGTCGATGAGCACTGCCGGGTCCGAGATGTGGAGGGTTTGCGCGTGGTGGACGCCTCGATCGTGCCCCTCGCCCTTCGCACGGTGCCCGCGCTCACCTGCATGATGCTGGGCGAACACGTCGCCGCTTGGGTAGCGGCTGGCGTGTAGCGCGTGGCACCGATGTGGTTGCTCGCGTACCACGACGAACGCAGCCGCACTGGAGCGGGCGGTCGCCCGCCAAGTTGCGGCCTAACACGGCGATGGAGCCCGCGGCGCCTCAATCACACAAACCGGTCGAACCCGTCCGATAGCCTGATTCAGGGCCGGCTAGACATGCCCCCGTGTTCGCACCTCACCGAAACGCCGGAATGACATATCGCCCGAACAGCTCGATCGACCGCGTCACCGCATCCGCGGGGATGTCGTACGGCTGCATCAAGCAGAGGAGCTGATCGCAGCCCGCCTCGCGGTAGCGCTTCACCTTCCGGATGCAGGTCTGGGGGTCGCCCACGATGACGGCGTCCATGTCGTCGAGGAGCGGGAAGGTGACGTCGCTCAAGTTGAGCGCGCGCAGCATGCGCGTGTAGTCGTAGCTGCCGAGCTCCCGGCCCTCCTGCCAGGCGGCGACGGAGCCGATCAGCTCGATGCTCCGGCGGAAGTACCACATGACGGACTCGGCGGCGTTGCGGCGCGCCTCCGCGTCGGTCTCCGCGCAGTGGACCATGGTGAAGGTGGCGGCGCGATCGTTCACGAACTTCCCGGCGGGCCGCGCCTCCTTCAGGCCGTTTCGGTAGAGCGCGATCCGGCTCGCCAGCTCCTCGGGCGGCACGCCGATCGTGAAGGAGAGGAGGCCGAGCCCCTTCCGGCCGGCGATCTCGTGGCTCGCGGGGCTGGTCGAGGCCATCCAGAGCGGCGGGTGCGGCTTCTGCAGCGGCTTTGGCAGCACGCGCCGCGGCGGGAGGTGGAAGTGCGTCCCCTCCCAGGAGAAGACGTCGGTGGTCCAGGCCCCGACGATCACGTCGAGCGCTTCTTCCCACATGCCGCGCGTCTCGTTCGGGTCGATGCCGAAGCCCTCGAGCTCGTCGCGCGTCGCGGAGCGGCCGGTGCCGAACTCGAGGCGCCCGTCGCACACGCAGTCGAGCAGGGCCGCCATCTCGGCGGCGCGGATCGGGTGGTTGTAGGGGAAGGGCAGGAGGCGGACGCCGTGCCCGATGCGGATCGTCTTCGTGCGCGCGGCCACCGCGCCGTAGAGCGCCTCGGGCGCGGAGCAGTGCGAGAACTCGGACAGGAAGTGGTGCTCGACCGTCCAGAAGTGCGAGAAGCCGACCTGCTCGCCGAGCACGGCCTGGGCGATCACCCGATGATACGCGTCGCGCTCGCTCCGCTCGTGCCACGGGGCGGCGACGGGGATCTCGTAGAAGAGGCCGAAGTCGAGGGTAGGCAAACGACCGTTTGTTTACACGGGTGCGCCCCTCGTGACAAGGAGAAGCGCATGGGCAGGCTCGACGGCAAGGTGGCCATCGTGACCGGCGGCGCCTCGGGCATCGGGGCGGCGACCGCGCGCCGCTTCGTCGCCGAGGGTGCCCGGGTCGTCATCGCCGACGTGAACGACGAGGCGGGCGAGGGCGTGGCGCGCGCGCTCGGCGCGGCCGCCGCCCATCGGCACACGGACGTCAGCTCGCTCGCCGACCTCGAGGCAGCGGTCGCCTTCGCGGTCGCGCGCTTCGGCGGGCTCGACGTGATGCACAACAACGCGGCGCTGACCGGCGGCGGATACGTGGCGGAGATCGAGCCCGAGGTCTGGGAGCTGAGCCTCCGGGTCATGCTGACCGGCGTCTTCTACGGCATGCGGGCCGCGCTCCCGGCGCTCCTCGCGCGCGGCGGAGGGTCGATCATCAGCACA includes the following:
- a CDS encoding SMI1/KNR4 family protein, which encodes MSDSIESAVTWWRSTGVPLNPPATDQDLASLAEFIGWPVPDELRQFYELADGTVDFASDDHEVSFWPIERVLSENDTRAGVDDCGEYRDIAFADFLIDSWRFYLRLRPNGAVSVYAEEDGPAATSLGDFFTRYLSDPCPYPVL
- a CDS encoding LLM class flavin-dependent oxidoreductase, which produces MPTLDFGLFYEIPVAAPWHERSERDAYHRVIAQAVLGEQVGFSHFWTVEHHFLSEFSHCSAPEALYGAVAARTKTIRIGHGVRLLPFPYNHPIRAAEMAALLDCVCDGRLEFGTGRSATRDELEGFGIDPNETRGMWEEALDVIVGAWTTDVFSWEGTHFHLPPRRVLPKPLQKPHPPLWMASTSPASHEIAGRKGLGLLSFTIGVPPEELASRIALYRNGLKEARPAGKFVNDRAATFTMVHCAETDAEARRNAAESVMWYFRRSIELIGSVAAWQEGRELGSYDYTRMLRALNLSDVTFPLLDDMDAVIVGDPQTCIRKVKRYREAGCDQLLCLMQPYDIPADAVTRSIELFGRYVIPAFR
- a CDS encoding glucose 1-dehydrogenase — protein: MIRVALAPLVPRGGDGDLVEEAEVEGRQTTVCLHGCAPRDKEKRMGRLDGKVAIVTGGASGIGAATARRFVAEGARVVIADVNDEAGEGVARALGAAAAHRHTDVSSLADLEAAVAFAVARFGGLDVMHNNAALTGGGYVAEIEPEVWELSLRVMLTGVFYGMRAALPALLARGGGSIISTSSVEGFFGEMMAAPYCTAKAGIINLTRTVAIEYGRKNIRANCICPGVVDTPMLGLLAQVSRRSREDLAAQHAIGRLLRPEEIANVALFLASDESSAITGAAIVADGGLMCGLGITGLPPYGG